A region of the Oncorhynchus nerka isolate Pitt River linkage group LG26, Oner_Uvic_2.0, whole genome shotgun sequence genome:
gaggagcactatctatctgatgctgtctggtcaaaaggagcatgacattgttgccgcctgtagcattgaatgcaagggaagccagcaagcatttggctTCCCTTGATACCATTAAAATAATAACCAATCAGCGTTGCGCTAAACTGAGTGAGCCCACACATTTCACCCACACACTGCTATAGCTGTCCAAAGGGTTTCAGTGGGAATTCCAATAGAATGCACATTTTGTGGTTGATAGAGTAGCGGGTGGGTGTGGGCTGTCCACACCCACTACAGGTCGGCTTCATAAGGCTGTCCACATCCACTACAGGTCGGCTTCATAAGGCTGTCCACATCCACTACAGGTCGGCTTCATAAGGCTGTCCACATCCACTACGGGTCGGCTTCATAAGGCTGTCCACACCCACTACGGGCCGGCTTCATAAGGCTGTCCACATCCACTACGGGTCGGCTTCATAAGGCTGTCCACATCCACTACGGGTCGGCTTCATAAGGCTGTCCACATCCACTACGGGTCGGCTTCATAAGGCTGTCCACATCCACTACGGGTCGGCTTCATAAGGCTGTCCACATCCACTACTGGTCGGCTTCATAAGGCTGTCCACATCCACTACGGGTCAACCCCTGAAATCATACCAAACATACACAATGGCTTGAAAGTTAagcactgtacttgtgcatgtgatgACAAAACTTGAACACACTCCCCTTGAAGTTATCCTCTACCGTTACACATCCCTCCAGACATATTACCTTTCATGTTTTTTTCCCAGGACGTACTGTATGTCCTCGTGTGATTGGTTACAGGTTGTTTAACACACCTACACCTGTCTTATATGATAACAGGCCTATGTGATAATATGATAACAGGCCTATGTGATAATATGATAACAGGCCTATGTGATAATATAACAGTCTTCTATGATAACAGGCCTATGTGATAATATGATAACAGGCCTATGTGATAATATGATAACAGGCCTATGTGATAATATACCAGTCTTCTATGATAACAGGCCTATGTGATAATATGATAACAGGCCTATGTGATAATATGATAACAGGCCTATGTGATATGATAACATGCCTATGTGATATGATAACAGGCCTATGTGATATGATAACAGGCCTATGTGATATGATAACGGGCCTATATGATAACAGGCCTATGTGATAATATGATAACAGGCCTATGTGATAATATGATAACAGGCCTATGTGATAATATGATAACAGGCCTATGTGATAATATGATAACAGTCTTATATGATAACAGGCCTATGTGATAATATGATAACAGGCCTATGTGATAATATGATAACAGGCCTATGTGATAATATGATAACAGGCCTATGTGACGGACCCCAAGGTGTTCTAACCGACATGTTGTTGTCTCTTCAGATCTTTTCCATAGTGGTGTTTGCCACCATCACTGGAGAAGGCTATGTCAACCCTTCACTCCTGCCTGACACCAAATGCATGTTCAACAGGAATGACAGCGCGTGCGGCTTCGGAGTGGGTATCGGAATTTTGGCCTTTCTCGCCTGCGTCGTCTTCATCATACTGGACGCCTACTTCCCTCAGATCAGCAACGCCAAAGAGAGGAAGAACATTGTCACTGTTGACTTGGTCTTCTCTGGTTAGGAGAAAACATTTGTGATACTCCAATGCTAAATCTGTAAGGCTGTAGTTTGGCACCCAGAACTGACACTTATGGACAGATTTTTCAACGATAATCTTGGCAACACTTCATATGAATAGCTTCCTTACAATGCATTACAAGCAGGTTTATAATGCCTTATGTCATGCACAATTCACTATACTTAACAAGTTAGGTACTAAAGGTGCACTGCTTATAAACATCTATAACTACACTCACAGTGTAGTTGCTCATATGGCGTTAGGAATGCACTTCTAATGCATTAGGAAGAGGGAATTGGTAGGGAATGTTACCATAAACTGTACTTTCCCTCCTCTGTCAGGAGTGTGGACGTTGTTCTGGTTCATCTGCTTCTGTGTCCTGACCAATCAGTGGTCTCACACCACCGAAGTAGCAGGCATCCCTGTCGACGCCGCCCGAGCCGTAGTggccttctccttcttctccattGTCACTTGGGtgagtcagtctttctctctctctctctctctcttttgtctctcaaCTGTCATGTTACTATTTGAAACTGCTAGCTGCAGCTGGTCTGAGCGGTCGACAGTGAATGCCCTAACCCGCTAGTAATTAATGCTGATTGTTAGCGTTCTGACTTGCTACAGGCTGTCAGGCAAGAACAAGGCAGATGTGTCCTTTTCCAGAGTATTTATATCTCTTggtcaccaccacacacacacacacacacacacacacatagaagtaATCTTTGTGGTTCTATAAGGAAAGGAGAATACATGTACATATTAACTGTGATAATGCAGCTATATAATTTGAAATGTATATAGATAGTGTAGCACAGCATTTCAGACCCATATTCACATATAACTACAGTTGGGGAGAGGCTAATCACTGATGAGGCTGCCAGTCAGGATTCATAGCTCTGTCTCTTGTCCAGCTAGAGGTTTTCTAAATCAAGTGTGCAAGCGCCAGCGCACCAGGCATTCTAGAATCTTCTACTTATCTTACACACAACACTCTCTGGCAGTAATTATAACATGCACATAATGCTCTAcatctgcattacttgctgtttggggttttaggctgggtttctgtataagcactttgtgacacgtGTTATGGGATTTTTTAAAAAGTATTTACCAATATTTCCTCTCACAGGCTCTATTGACTACATTTGCTTATACAAGATATCGCCAAGGAGTGAGTGACCTTGACCAGGGCTACACAGACCCAGCCAAAGACTACAGCACTCCTTACCCATCCACCTCTGCCTATCCCCCGTACCCCACCAGTGGGCCAGAGGGCTACCAGCAGTCCCCTTTCACCCCCCAAAACCAAGAGCATCCAGCACCATACCAGCCCCCGTCTTACTGAGGGACTGGACCATTGACcagatttgggggggggggttgagtttTTAAGTTGCCATTGGTgcctgtagcctggtcccagatctgtttgtgctgtcttgccaactcctacgg
Encoded here:
- the syngr2a gene encoding synaptogyrin-2a, which encodes MESGAYGASLAGGDFDFMSFVKQPQTIVRILSWIFSIVVFATITGEGYVNPSLLPDTKCMFNRNDSACGFGVGIGILAFLACVVFIILDAYFPQISNAKERKNIVTVDLVFSGVWTLFWFICFCVLTNQWSHTTEVAGIPVDAARAVVAFSFFSIVTWALLTTFAYTRYRQGVSDLDQGYTDPAKDYSTPYPSTSAYPPYPTSGPEGYQQSPFTPQNQEHPAPYQPPSY